Proteins from one Juglans microcarpa x Juglans regia isolate MS1-56 chromosome 1S, Jm3101_v1.0, whole genome shotgun sequence genomic window:
- the LOC121247566 gene encoding trigger factor-like isoform X1, with translation MDIAVLFFSSSPKMIVNRKKLVGGNAPKLTCGSSDFSRHFRFDSREFRAGYPCTLKTHKISHEHLPPVCAILSDVEDVEVSSQLDDFSVTRSRVSDARELMISVEVFGARTKAIFESVFEKMVAAAQPIPGFRRVKGGKTPNIPRDILLEVLGPSKVYKQVIMEVINSTIAEYVEKEGLKVGKDLRVEQSFEDLEVTFEAGEKFSFDAVIQLQEAN, from the exons ATGGATATAGCTGTCCTCTTCTTCAGTTCGAGTCCAAAG ATGATAGTAAATCGCAAGAAGCTCGTGGGTGGCAATGCTCCAAAACTTACTTGCGGAAGCTCTGATTTTTCACGTCATTTCAGATTCGATTCTCGAGAATTTCGCGCAGGGTATCCGTGCACTCTGAAGACTCACAA gATAAGTCATGAACATCTTCCTCCTGTTTGTGCCATATTATCAG ATGTGGAAGATGTTGAAGTTTCTTCTCAATTGGATGATTTCTCTGTCACTAGATCGAGGGTCAGTGATGCTAGAGAACTAATG ATAAGTGTTGAGGTCTTTGGTGCCAGAACTAAAGCAATTTTTGAGagtgtttttgaaaaaatggtcGCTGCAGCCCAGCCGATCCCTGGCTTTAGAAGAGTAAAAGGAG GAAAAACACCAAAT aTACCAAGAGACATTCTGTTAGAAGTTCTTGGACCTTCTAAAGTTTACAAGCAAGTAATCATGGAAGTAATCAACTCTACCATTGCTGAATATGTAGAAAAG GAAGGATTAAAGGTCGGCAAAGACTTGAGGGTAGAGCAAAGCTTCGAAGATCTCGAAGTAACATTCGAGGCAGGTGAAAAATTCAGCTTTGATGCAGTCATTCAGCTTCAAGAAGCGAACTGA
- the LOC121247566 gene encoding trigger factor-like isoform X2, producing the protein MDIAVLFFSSSPKMIVNRKKLVGGNAPKLTCGSSDFSRHFRFDSREFRAGISHEHLPPVCAILSDVEDVEVSSQLDDFSVTRSRVSDARELMISVEVFGARTKAIFESVFEKMVAAAQPIPGFRRVKGGKTPNIPRDILLEVLGPSKVYKQVIMEVINSTIAEYVEKEGLKVGKDLRVEQSFEDLEVTFEAGEKFSFDAVIQLQEAN; encoded by the exons ATGGATATAGCTGTCCTCTTCTTCAGTTCGAGTCCAAAG ATGATAGTAAATCGCAAGAAGCTCGTGGGTGGCAATGCTCCAAAACTTACTTGCGGAAGCTCTGATTTTTCACGTCATTTCAGATTCGATTCTCGAGAATTTCGCGCAGG gATAAGTCATGAACATCTTCCTCCTGTTTGTGCCATATTATCAG ATGTGGAAGATGTTGAAGTTTCTTCTCAATTGGATGATTTCTCTGTCACTAGATCGAGGGTCAGTGATGCTAGAGAACTAATG ATAAGTGTTGAGGTCTTTGGTGCCAGAACTAAAGCAATTTTTGAGagtgtttttgaaaaaatggtcGCTGCAGCCCAGCCGATCCCTGGCTTTAGAAGAGTAAAAGGAG GAAAAACACCAAAT aTACCAAGAGACATTCTGTTAGAAGTTCTTGGACCTTCTAAAGTTTACAAGCAAGTAATCATGGAAGTAATCAACTCTACCATTGCTGAATATGTAGAAAAG GAAGGATTAAAGGTCGGCAAAGACTTGAGGGTAGAGCAAAGCTTCGAAGATCTCGAAGTAACATTCGAGGCAGGTGAAAAATTCAGCTTTGATGCAGTCATTCAGCTTCAAGAAGCGAACTGA